The following DNA comes from Pseudomonadota bacterium.
CGCTGCGCGCTTCCCTGGCCCGCGGCGAACAGCTCACGCTGCCCGCGCTGCCAGCAGAAGACCTCGCAGCTTGATTGCCTTTCCGCTATCATCATGGGAATCCGCTAAACAGTTACCGTCGTTCGACAACGACTTCGCGGTGATCATCGGCAACCCGGGCCAGACCGACGCGCACGTCACGGTCGCGCGCAACGACGCGGTCGTGGCGACGGACACGGTGCCGCCGGGCTCCTCGAAGGCGATCAGCCTCGCGTACGTGTCCGCGCTGAAGAGCGCGGGGGAGTCGGTGCTCGTCGCCGGCGGCGCGTACGAGATCACGAGCGACGTCCCGGTCGTCGCCTACCAGTACAGCCCGCTCCACTTCTCCACGCCGAGCGACACGGGCGACATCTACTCCTACACGAACGACGCGAGCCTGCTCCTGCCGCTGCACACGCTCACGGGCAACTACATGGCGTCGACCTGGCCGACGTGGGGCCACGGCTCGTGGATGAACATGCCGCCGTTCGGCGTCTCCGGGAGCTGGTCCGGCTGGTCTCCCGGGTTCATGGCGATCGTCGGCACCGCGGACGGGATCCAGGCGACCGTCACGGCCGCGACCTACACCCTCGGCGGCGCCATCGCCGCGCTCGCGCCCGGAGAGAGCGCGATCGTGACTTTGAACCGCGGCGACGTGCTGCAGGTGCTCTCGCAGCTCCCGGCCGACTCCGGGGAGCTGACGTTCTGCGAAGACTCGGGCTGGGAGCAGACGACGCTCGGCACCTGCCCCCCGACCCTGATCGCCGAGTGCGAGGGGTACTGCTCGGTGACCGACGGCGATCTCACCGGCACGACCGTGAGCGCCACCGGGCCGGTCGCGGTGTTCGCGGGCCACAACTGCACGTTCATGCCGTACTACGCCTGGGCGTGCGACCACCTCGAGGAGATGATGTTCCCGCTCGAGACGTGGGGCGACGACTTCGTCATGACCGCGCCGAGCAACCCGCAGGGGACCGGCGTCGTGCCGACGATGTACCGGGTGCTCGCCATGGCGCCGGACACGACGGTGACGTTCGAGCCCGCGGTCCACCCGACGACGACGCTGCAGGCCGGTGGGCTGATCCAGTTCGAGTCGGACGCGGACTTCCGCGTGTCGAGCGGCGACAAGCAGATCTACGTGACGCAGACGCTCATGGGGCAGGACTACTTCGCGTCGAGCGACTCGGGCGATCCGGCGATGGGCTCGGGCGTGCCCGTGTTCCAGGCGCGCTCCGTGTACACGTTCCTCACGCCGGACACGTACACGTACAACTTCGTCAACATCATCGCGCCCGCCGACGCGGAGGTGACGCTCGACGGCTCGCCGGTGGGCGGCTGGGCGGGGATCGGATCGACGGGGTACAGGGTCGCGCGCGTGCCGCTCACCGCCGGCTCCCACCTCGCCGAGGCCGAGGGCGACGTCGGCTTCGGCATCACGGCGTACGGCTACGCGCCGTACACGAGCTACCTCTTCCCGGGCGGCATGAACATCGAGGAGTACGTGGTCGAGTAGATCTACGTCCGCCGGGCGACGACGGCGAAGCCGAGCCCGACGAGCAGCATGAGCGCCGCGAGCCCGCCCTCGGTCGAGCGGCCCGAGACCGCGGCCACCGAGCAGCCGGACGAGTCGAGGCAGGGGTCGTCCGCCGAGTCTTCACCCCATTCGACGATGTAGAAGTACCCCTCGTACGCGCCGATCGGGTCGCCATTCTCATCGAGCATCGCCTCATCGTACAAGATGTACATCGGGTGGTCCCCTGGCACGCACTCGTCGAGATAGTTGTATCGATAGGCGGTTCCACAGATGCCGTGGCACTCGGCGGTGCCGTCCTCGTCGCAGTCGACCGGCTCGTCGTAAGGTAGAAGCTCGATGCACCCGGGCCCGACCACCGCGTCCGCTTCCTCGCGGACGAACTGCTTGTGCTCGAAGAGCATTTCACTGTCGCGCACGAGCTTGAACGTCGTATTAAAAGCTGGTGGGTCCTCCTCGATGAGCTGGATCTGGAAGCTGAAGTCGCGCCCGTCCTGGACTACCGCGTGGAACCAGCGATCCGACTGCATGTTCGCGCGCGCCGGGAGCGCGGCGAGCAGGAGCGCCGCGACCGCGCAGATCGATAGCGCCGCTCTTTTCACCATGATCCCCTCCGGTCAAGTCAAGCCGTGACCCAATCCCGTCGGGACGATTCTATCGCCTTTCGCATCGAGTCGGGGAAGAATCACTCCGCGAGCCGCAGCGGGTGCCGCTTCGCGATCGCCGTGAAGTCCCGGTCGCGGTGCAGCACCGGGAGATCGGCCCCGAGCGCCGCCGCCGCGATCATGCAGTCGACCAGGCTGCGCACGGTGACGCCCTTCCTCCTACAGCTCCTGTAGATCTCCACGGCGCGCTCGCGCACCGCGGGGCTCGAGTCGTCGACCTCCTCGAACGCCGCGAGGATGCCGCGCGCCTTGGCGAACGCGGCGTCGGAGCGGAACCCGGCGAGCAGCTCGCAGCGCACCAGCCCGGTGATCGCCGCCTCGTCCGCGCCGACGAGCCGGGCGACCCGCTCGGCGAGCTCGCCCTCGCCGCGGTTGAAGAACTCGATCCACGCGGAGGTGTCCACGAGCGTCTTCATCGCGCGTCGTCCCGCATGGACCCGAGATCGCCCTCCCACTGCCCGCAGCCGCGCAGGGCCAGGATCTGTTGCCGCTTCAGCCGCGCGACGAGCTCGCGCAGGGAGCGATCCACGAGGTCGCGGATCGACTTGGCGCGGGAGAGCGCGAGCCCTTCGGCGACGAGCACCTCGTCGAGCACGATGTTCGTCCTCTGCATGCCGCACCTCCTGTGTATAGAATAGATTAAGTGATGTGTACGTTCAACTGGAAACTATACACATCGACTATCTCTTCACCCACTCCGGCCACGGGAGGTCGAGCTCGACGCGCCTCACCTGCCCTGACCGATCACGTTGCGGGCGATGACGATCCGCTGGACCTGGTTGGTGCCCTCGTAGATCCGCGTCACACGGATGTCTCGGTAGTGGCGCTCGACCGCGAACTCCTTCACGTAGCCGTAGCCGCCGTGGATCTGCAGCGCGTTGTCGCAGGTGCGCCACGCGGCCTCGGTCGCGTACGTCTTCGCCATCGACGCCTCGCGCGTGAACGGCACGCCCTTCTCCTTCATCCACGCGGCGCGCATCGTGAGCAGCCGCGCGGCCTCGAGCTCGGTCTCGTCGTCGGCGAGCATCCACTGGATCGCCTGGAAGCCGGCGATCGGCTGGCCGAACTGCACGCGCTCCTTCGCGTACGCGGTCGCCGCCTCCTGCGCCGCGAGCCCGATGCCGAGCGCCTGGCTGGCGATGCCGATCCGGCCGCCGTCGAGCGCCATCATCGCCACGCGGAACCCGTGGTTCTCCTCGCCGAGGAGCGCGCTCGCGGGGATCTCGCAGTCCTCGAACAGCACCGAGACGGTGTGCGAGGCGCGCAGCCCCATCTTGTCCTCCTGCCGGCCGATCTGGAGGCCCGGGGTGCCGCCCTCGACGAGGAAGCACGACACGCCGCCCGCGCCCTTGCCGCCGGTGCGCGCCCACACGACGTGCACGCCCGCGAACTCGCCCGCGCTGATCCACATCTTCTCGCCGTTGAGGATCCACTTGTCGCCGCGCTTCACGGCGGTCGTCTTCATGCCGCCCGGATCCGAGCCCGCGCCCGCCTCGGACAGGCAGAACGCGCCCGCGACGTACTCGCCCGAGGTGATCCTGGGGCAGTACGCGCGCCTCTGCGCCTCGGTGCCGAACTTCTCGATCACCTCGCACACCATGTTCGTGACCGACATCGTCACCGCGCACGACGCGCACCCCTTGGCGATCTCGGTGATCGCGAGCGACAGCGCGACCGGCCCGGCCGCGGCGCCGCCGAGCTCCTCGGGGACGTTCACGCCGTTGAGCCCGAGCTCGGCCATCTTCCGGACCACGTCGGTCGGGAAGTGGCGCTCCTGATCCCAGCGCCCGGCGTTGGGCTCGAGCTCGTTCTTCGCGAAGTCGCGGGCCATGTCGCGGATGAGCGTCTGCTCCTCGGACAAAAGGAATTCCATGGGCTCTCCTTGGCTCGACGTCGAGCGTTTGCGAGAGGTCATTGTGTTGTCGACCGCAACGCCGCGCCATGAGCTAAGTCACACCGGCAGGCCGACGAGGATCTCCTGGATCAGCGGGTGGGCGTTGTACGCCGCGCGGCGGGCCGGCTTCAGGATGAGCGCGCCCTTGCGCTCCACCTCCTCGAGCGCCCGGACGAGCGCCTCGTTCGCCCCCTCCCGGTCCCCTCCTCCGTAAAGGATGCGCGCCCGGTGCCACCAGACCTCCTCGGCCCGCCGCACGCCGCCGCGCTCCGCGACGAGATCCTCCATCCGATCGCTGGCGGCGAGCGCCTCGTCCTGCCGCCCGGCCGCGAGCAGCGCGAGCCCGCGCAGCCCCGCCCCGTGGATCACCTCGCCGGTCATCCCGGCCGCCTGCGCCACGCGCGACCCCGAGTCCGCGGCCTCGAGCGCCCCGTCCACGTCGCCGAGCGCGAGGCACGCCTTGGTCCGCAGCTGGTGGTACCGCGTGAGCAGCACGCGGCTGCGCTCCACGAAGCCGCGGCGGGTCACCTCGGCGAGGATCTCGGCCGCGCCCTCCGGATCGCCGCGCTCGAGCCACAGGCCGGCGAGCCCGAGATCCGCCTCCACCTCCCCGACCGGCTCCGTGTTGTCGCGGCAGATCTTGCGGCTCTCCTCGAGCACGTTCTGCCCCTCGTCGAACTCGCCGGCCTCTACGTGGATCGCGCCGAGCGCGGCGAGCTTGCGGCCGCGGGCGCTCAGATCCCGGATCTCGCGATCCGTGCGGATCGCCCGCTCGAGCAGCTCGCGCGCCTCGGGCAGATCGCCGCGCGCCTGGGCGAGCAGCGCGATGTTGCTCATCACCGTCGACTCGTTCCGCCGCTTGCCGAGGCGGCGGAACAGGACGAGCGCCCGGGCGAGGATGGAAGGCGATCGCACGAGGTCGCCGCACATCATGAGCACGAGCCCCTTGACCCCGAGAACGCGCGCCTTGTGGTACGCGGCGTCGAAGCCCTCGTCGGCCGGGATGATCTGCAGCGCCCAGTCGCAGCAGTCGAGCGCCCGATCGAGGTGGCCCGCCTCGGCCGCGATGTACGCGAGGAGCCGCATGCTCTCGGCCGAGCGGCGGTAGTCCCCGGCGCCGGCGCCGAGATCGAGCGCGCGCTGCACCTGCCGCGCCGCGTCGCCGAACTCTCCCTCGTCGAACAGGAGGAGCGCCCGCGCGTTGACGGCCTGGGCGTGCCGCGCCGCGTCGCCGAGCTCGTCCGCGATCCGCTCCATCTCGGCGACGACCGCGCCGCGGGCCGCGTGGTCGCCGAGATCCCGCAGCACCTTCTGCCGGCGCTCGAGCGCCGTGTATCGCGTCGCCGAGCCGCGCGGGAGGAGCGCGAGCGCGCGGTCGTACAGCCGGAGCGCCTGCCGATTCGAGCGGATCCGCAGCGCCGCGTCGCCGCCCTCGATGTAGTGTTCCCCCGCGCGCGACGGATCCCCGCCGTTCTCGAGGTGCCACGCGATGTGCGCCGCCGGCGCCGCGACGGCCCCGCGCGCGACGGCCGAGATGAGCGCCTCGGCGACCGCGCGGTGCAGCCTGTGCCGATCCGAGGTCGAGAGCCCCGCGTACGCCGCCTCCCGCACCATCGCCTTCTGGAAGCGGTACTCGGTCTCGCTGCCGAGCGCCTCCGCGGCCTCGACGAGGAACCCCCGCTGGGTCAGCGCGCGGATGTCCGCGGCGACGTCGCGGCCGACGAGCGCCCCGAGCGTGGCCGCCGTGAACCGCGCGCCGATCACCGCCGCGGCGCGGAGCGCGGTGCGCAGCGACGGCTCGAGATCGTCGATGTGGCTCGCTGCGAGCCCCTCCACGGTCGTCGGCAGCCGGATCGCGCCGGGCCGCGCCTGCCTGTAGCGCGGCGCGTCGTCCTCGCCGCTCAACGTGGTCGGAACGAGGATGTGCCGCTCGATGAGCGAGTCGATGATCTCGTTCGCGAAGAACGGGTTCCCCTGCGCGCGGCCCACGATCTGATCCACGATCGCGGTCATGTCGCCGCCGTCGCCGAGCTGCTCCACGACGAGCTCGCGCAAAGCGTCGTCCGGCAGCTCGGCGAGCTCCACGATCTCGAGCCCGGCGATGCGCCGGCCGGCGAGCGTCGACGCCTGGCCGACGAGGAGGCACAGCACCGGCTGCGCGGCGCGCAGCCCCGCGAGCTCCGACAGCACGTCGACGCTCTGGCTGTCGAGCCAGTGCGCGTTCTCGACGACGACGATCGCGCCCGAGCCGCGCGCGCGCGCGCCGAGCAGCACGCCGAGGCCGAACGCGACGAGGCGGACGAGCTCGCGCTGCCTTTCCCCCGCCCGCGCGAACGCCTCGCCGGGAGCGCCGAGCAGCCCGGAGAGGAACCGGATCTGCCGCGCGAGGTACCCGGGCGCCGCGCCGACGAGCGGCCGCATCGCGCCGTCGAGATCCGGATCGCGCTCGCCGTCGCCGAGGCGCAGAGTCGCCCGCAGCACCGCAGCCGCGCCCGCAAGAGGCGTGTCCCGCTCCGCGAACAGGCACTCGGCCCGTACGATCGCGGGCCCCGCCCCCGCCGCCGCGAGCTCGACGAACCGCGCCGCGAGCCGCGACTTGCCGATGCCGAGCTCGCCGACGATCTTCACGAGCGTCGCGCGGCCGGCCCGCGTCCGGCGCCACGCCTCCTCGAGGCGGGCGAGCTCCGCGTCGCGCCCCCGGAACGATCCGCGCAGCTCGGCCTCGTGGCTGCGCTCGAACCGGCTGCGCGGGCCGCGCGCCCGGTAGGACTTGAGGACCTTCTCCGCGTCCGCGTCGCCCGTCCCGCCCGCGAGCGGCTCGGGGGGCGCGAAGTTGTACTCCTGCCGCGCGAGCCTGTAGACGCCGCCGCCGACGGCGATCTCCCCGAACGGCGTGGCGCCGAGCAGCCGGCCGGCCGAGGCGAGCAGCTCCTCGCCCGGCTCGAACGACGGCCCCCGCGTCGCCGCCTCCGGCCGGGAGCGGACGTAGCCACGGACCACGGCGATCGCCGCGTCGATGCGCATCCCGCGGTCGTTCGCCTGCGTGCTCACCACGTCGAGCAGATCGTACGCGAGGCGCATGCCGCGGATCGCGTCCTCGACCGACGAGTGCGGCAGGCCGAGGTAGATCCGCAGCCCGCCCGACACCTCGTGCAGCACGCCCTCGGCCTTGAACGCGATCTCGTCCGCCAGCCGCACGAGCTCCGCCTTGACCGCCGCTCGGCTCGGCCGCGCCTCGATCTCCACCCGCGCCTCGACGAGGACGACGGCCCGCTGCTCGACTTGGCCGAGAGCCTCCTCGGGGCCCGTACCCGGCGCCGGCGCCTCCGCGGCGTCGAGCTCGGCGGTGACGCCGCTCGCGTCGGCGTCGATGGACGCGGCGCCGAGGATCCCCTCGGGCACATGCTCGTCCATCCACGCCTCGAGCGCGTGGCTGTCGTGGATCGCGTCCCCGAAGTGGAGGAACCTGCCGAGATCGACCGCCATCTCCCGCGCGGTCGGGTACCTGTCGCGCGGATCGACCGCCATGGCGCGCCGAACGACCGCGTCGAGCTCCTCCGGCACCCCCGGATCGACGGCGCGCGGGCTCAGGTGCACCCCGGATCGAACGATCTCGAGCAGCTCCTCCCGCGAACCGGACGGGACCAGCGGCCGGCCCACGAGCAGCTCGTGCAGGATCACGCCGAGCGAGTAGATGTCGGCGCGCCTGTCGACCGGCAGCCCGCGCGCCTGTTCCGGCGCCATGTACCCGAGCTTGCCCTTGACCTCGCCGAGCGACTCCTCGTGGAGCGAGCGGGCGCGGGCGATGCCGAAGTCGGTCACCTTCACGGCCCCGTCGCGCGAGACGAGCACGTTCTGCGGCGAGACGTCGCGGTGCACGATGTCGAGGGGCTTCCCCCGGTCGTCGCGGCGCGAGTGGGCGTAGTCGAGCCCCTTGGCCACCTCGGCCGCGACGAACGCCGCGAGGCCGTGCGGCACGCGCTTCCCGGCGGCCCAGACCGCGTTGCGGATCTCGTGCAGGTCGCGGCCGTCGACGTACTCCATCGCGAGGATGTGGTCGTCGCCGATCTGCTCGAACGCGTAGACCTGCACGATGTTCGAGTGGTTGAGCCGCATCGCGACCTTGGCCTCGTCGACGAACATGGAGATGAACCGCGCGTTGCTCGCGAACGCAGGGTGGATCTTCTTGACGACCAGGAGCTTCTCGGCGCCCTGCGCGCCGCGGAACCGCGCGAGGAACACCTCCGCCATGCCGCCGGCGCCGATCTTCCGCAGCACCGTGTAGCGGCCGAGGCTCTGCAAGGGAGCTCCCTCGCCCGGCGCCACGGCTACGGGGCCTGGGCGGGCGGCGGCGCCGCGGGGGCGCTCGCCGGCGCGGGCTGTCCCGGCGCCCACGGCGCGGGGAGCACGTACACGCCCTCCGGAAGGCCTGGGAACAGGTTCACGCCGCCCTCCGGGCGGACGTCGGGAAGCGGCCCGTCGTGCCCGGGCTGCCCGGCCGACCCGTCGCGGCCGGGGAGCATCGGCCGCCCCTCCGCGTCCCGCTCTCCCGGCGCGCCGCCGCGGCCCGGCGCTCCCGGCGCGCCGCCTTGGTAGGCGTACTTCATGTACGACTGGAGCACGAGCTGACCCGCGTCGAAGTACCCGCGGATCGCCGCGCCGTCGCCGCCGTCTCCCCCGCCGCCGCCCGGCCCGCCGTTGCCGGCCACGCCCCCCGCGCCGCCATCGCCGCCGGCCCCGCCGTCGCCGCCGCGGCAGTCTAT
Coding sequences within:
- a CDS encoding IgGFc-binding protein: MIIGNPGQTDAHVTVARNDAVVATDTVPPGSSKAISLAYVSALKSAGESVLVAGGAYEITSDVPVVAYQYSPLHFSTPSDTGDIYSYTNDASLLLPLHTLTGNYMASTWPTWGHGSWMNMPPFGVSGSWSGWSPGFMAIVGTADGIQATVTAATYTLGGAIAALAPGESAIVTLNRGDVLQVLSQLPADSGELTFCEDSGWEQTTLGTCPPTLIAECEGYCSVTDGDLTGTTVSATGPVAVFAGHNCTFMPYYAWACDHLEEMMFPLETWGDDFVMTAPSNPQGTGVVPTMYRVLAMAPDTTVTFEPAVHPTTTLQAGGLIQFESDADFRVSSGDKQIYVTQTLMGQDYFASSDSGDPAMGSGVPVFQARSVYTFLTPDTYTYNFVNIIAPADAEVTLDGSPVGGWAGIGSTGYRVARVPLTAGSHLAEAEGDVGFGITAYGYAPYTSYLFPGGMNIEEYVVE
- a CDS encoding PIN domain nuclease, translating into MKTLVDTSAWIEFFNRGEGELAERVARLVGADEAAITGLVRCELLAGFRSDAAFAKARGILAAFEEVDDSSPAVRERAVEIYRSCRRKGVTVRSLVDCMIAAAALGADLPVLHRDRDFTAIAKRHPLRLAE
- a CDS encoding type II toxin-antitoxin system VapB family antitoxin produces the protein MQRTNIVLDEVLVAEGLALSRAKSIRDLVDRSLRELVARLKRQQILALRGCGQWEGDLGSMRDDAR
- a CDS encoding acyl-CoA dehydrogenase family protein, which translates into the protein MEFLLSEEQTLIRDMARDFAKNELEPNAGRWDQERHFPTDVVRKMAELGLNGVNVPEELGGAAAGPVALSLAITEIAKGCASCAVTMSVTNMVCEVIEKFGTEAQRRAYCPRITSGEYVAGAFCLSEAGAGSDPGGMKTTAVKRGDKWILNGEKMWISAGEFAGVHVVWARTGGKGAGGVSCFLVEGGTPGLQIGRQEDKMGLRASHTVSVLFEDCEIPASALLGEENHGFRVAMMALDGGRIGIASQALGIGLAAQEAATAYAKERVQFGQPIAGFQAIQWMLADDETELEAARLLTMRAAWMKEKGVPFTREASMAKTYATEAAWRTCDNALQIHGGYGYVKEFAVERHYRDIRVTRIYEGTNQVQRIVIARNVIGQGR
- a CDS encoding protein kinase, with the protein product MGAGTARAGERPRGAAARPGPVAVAPGEGAPLQSLGRYTVLRKIGAGGMAEVFLARFRGAQGAEKLLVVKKIHPAFASNARFISMFVDEAKVAMRLNHSNIVQVYAFEQIGDDHILAMEYVDGRDLHEIRNAVWAAGKRVPHGLAAFVAAEVAKGLDYAHSRRDDRGKPLDIVHRDVSPQNVLVSRDGAVKVTDFGIARARSLHEESLGEVKGKLGYMAPEQARGLPVDRRADIYSLGVILHELLVGRPLVPSGSREELLEIVRSGVHLSPRAVDPGVPEELDAVVRRAMAVDPRDRYPTAREMAVDLGRFLHFGDAIHDSHALEAWMDEHVPEGILGAASIDADASGVTAELDAAEAPAPGTGPEEALGQVEQRAVVLVEARVEIEARPSRAAVKAELVRLADEIAFKAEGVLHEVSGGLRIYLGLPHSSVEDAIRGMRLAYDLLDVVSTQANDRGMRIDAAIAVVRGYVRSRPEAATRGPSFEPGEELLASAGRLLGATPFGEIAVGGGVYRLARQEYNFAPPEPLAGGTGDADAEKVLKSYRARGPRSRFERSHEAELRGSFRGRDAELARLEEAWRRTRAGRATLVKIVGELGIGKSRLAARFVELAAAGAGPAIVRAECLFAERDTPLAGAAAVLRATLRLGDGERDPDLDGAMRPLVGAAPGYLARQIRFLSGLLGAPGEAFARAGERQRELVRLVAFGLGVLLGARARGSGAIVVVENAHWLDSQSVDVLSELAGLRAAQPVLCLLVGQASTLAGRRIAGLEIVELAELPDDALRELVVEQLGDGGDMTAIVDQIVGRAQGNPFFANEIIDSLIERHILVPTTLSGEDDAPRYRQARPGAIRLPTTVEGLAASHIDDLEPSLRTALRAAAVIGARFTAATLGALVGRDVAADIRALTQRGFLVEAAEALGSETEYRFQKAMVREAAYAGLSTSDRHRLHRAVAEALISAVARGAVAAPAAHIAWHLENGGDPSRAGEHYIEGGDAALRIRSNRQALRLYDRALALLPRGSATRYTALERRQKVLRDLGDHAARGAVVAEMERIADELGDAARHAQAVNARALLLFDEGEFGDAARQVQRALDLGAGAGDYRRSAESMRLLAYIAAEAGHLDRALDCCDWALQIIPADEGFDAAYHKARVLGVKGLVLMMCGDLVRSPSILARALVLFRRLGKRRNESTVMSNIALLAQARGDLPEARELLERAIRTDREIRDLSARGRKLAALGAIHVEAGEFDEGQNVLEESRKICRDNTEPVGEVEADLGLAGLWLERGDPEGAAEILAEVTRRGFVERSRVLLTRYHQLRTKACLALGDVDGALEAADSGSRVAQAAGMTGEVIHGAGLRGLALLAAGRQDEALAASDRMEDLVAERGGVRRAEEVWWHRARILYGGGDREGANEALVRALEEVERKGALILKPARRAAYNAHPLIQEILVGLPV